The following coding sequences lie in one Silene latifolia isolate original U9 population chromosome 5, ASM4854445v1, whole genome shotgun sequence genomic window:
- the LOC141657602 gene encoding uncharacterized protein LOC141657602 — MPLTNLFVDVLGVVTISLVVLLVLIGLLCIIYTLYFSARIRSSAYAQLGYFNGPWVVRIIFILFGIFWGAGEVFRLKFFRQDGKVFRSLGQGWQDDICKIYILTNLGFTEPCLFLIMAFLLRASLKWRESGLLNPKWNFRTISYVLLYCFPIFVLNLIVVMVAPKLIGKGKLLKVTVLFAQTYMSTTLSGRRVITCTYPLLSTILHGLFAAVLTTYLLLLMRRMAKSVINKGLQKRVYILMSLVSSFLPLRVLLLGLSVLTRPQHFLFEVLVFCGFLVLLSCIVVGILILVYLPVANSLALNLDRGLRDLEAGGRGSLYASGEDITDSSSLIADNQSHLGRDSDASTKGGSISFRTIIKDEGTSTSVNEEEKSSFPQGFRRLSASSQLPS, encoded by the coding sequence ATGCCCCTGACCAATCTATTCGTCGATGTGCTCGGTGTGGTGACAATCTCTTTGGTGGTTCTCTTGGTACTTATTGGCCTATTATGCATAATTTACACGCTGTATTTCTCTGCTCGTATTCGAAGTTCAGCCTACGCTCAACTTGGTTACTTTAACGGGCCTTGGGTTGTTCGAATCATTTTCATCTTGTTTGGAATATTTTGGGGTGCTGGTGAGGTGTTCAGATTAAAGTTTTTTAGGCAGGACGGTAAAGTGTTTCGATCCTTAGGTCAAGGATGGCAGGACGACATTTGCAAGATATACATCCTAACAAATCTGGGGTTCACAGAACCATGCTTGTTCCTCATCATGGCCTTTCTCTTACGTGCATCCCTGAAATGGCGGGAATCCGGGCTATTAAACCCCAAATGGAACTTCAGGACAATCAGCTACGTCTTGCTTTATTGCTTCCCCATTTTCGTGTTGAATcttattgttgtgatggtggCCCCTAAACTAATCGGGAAGGGTAAATTGTTGAAAGTAACAGTTCTATTTGCTCAAACATATATGTCAACAACTTTATCAGGTCGGCGCGTGATTACTTGCACATACCCTTTGTTGAGTACAATACTTCATGGACTCTTCGCTGCTGTTTTAACTACTTACCTGTTGTTACTTATGAGGCGGATGGCCAAGTCAGTCATCAACAAAGGGTTGCAGAAAAGAGTTTACATATTGATGTCCCTTGTTTCCAGTTTCCTCCCTTTGAGGGTTCTTTTGCTGGGACTATCAGTTTTGACGAGGCCGCAGCATTTTCTTTTTGAAGTTCTTGTCTTTTGTGGTTTTCTTGTGCTTTTATCTTGTATTGTGGTGGGCATTCTTATACTTGTTTACTTACCGGTTGCTAATTCACTAGCCCTCAATCTGGATCGAGGGTTGCGAGATCTAGAGGCTGGTGGTCGGGGAAGTTTATATGCATCCGGTGAGGACATTACTGATTCTAGCTCTCTAATTGCTGACAACCAAAGCCATCTGGGGAGAGACTCGGATGCCTCGACTAAAGGGGGTTCTATTTCTTTCCGAACTATCATCAAAGATGAAGGCACTTCAACAAGCGTAAACGAGGAGGAAAAAAGCAGTTTCCCACAGGGTTTCAGGCGGTTGTCAGCCTCATCCCAGCTGCCTTCGTAA